In a genomic window of Zonotrichia albicollis isolate bZonAlb1 chromosome 7, bZonAlb1.hap1, whole genome shotgun sequence:
- the DNAJC12 gene encoding dnaJ homolog subfamily C member 12 produces MDAILNCKPEDLEDYYNLLGCDELSTVEQILAEYKIKALECHPDKHPGNPKAVEDFQRLQQAKDTLTDAERRARYDHWRRSRVPVPFRHWEALSSSVRTSMHWAVQSKKDQMLEAPDFGDTNNRTNEMWAQQMESSGEGLLEGSREQEDVAIPDEQPQSSKNPDSPRFSEGNYWHLRFRWSGDAPSDLLRKFRNYEI; encoded by the exons ATGGATGCCATCCTGAACTGCAAGccggaggacctggaggattaCTACAACTTGTTGGGATGCGATGAGCTATCGACG GTTGAACAGATTCTTGCTGAATATAAGATTAAGGCCCTTGAATGCCATCCTGACAAGCATCCTGGAAACCCCAAAGCAG TGGAGGATTTCCAGCGGCTGCAGCAGGCCAAGGATACGCTGACGGACGCGGAGCGCCGGGCCCGCTACGACCACTGGCGGCGGAGCCGAGTCCCCGTCCCGTTCCGGCACTGGGAGGCGCTGAGCAGCTCCGTCAGGACG TCAATGCACTGGGCTGTCCAAAGCAAGAAGGACCAAATGCTGGAAGCTCCTGACTTTGGTGACACCAACAACAGAACCAACGAGATGTGGGCCCAGCAGATGGAGAGCAGTGGAGAGGGGTTGttggaagggagcagggaacaAGAAGATGTTGCAATCCCTGATGAGCAACCACAGTCTTCAAAGAATCCAGACTCCCCAA gaTTTTCAGAGGGGAATTACTGGCACTTGCGTTTCCGCTGGTCAGGCGATGCTCCGTCAGACCTTCTGAGGAAATTCAGAAACTATGAGATCTGA